The nucleotide sequence CTGTTTATGCTGTTCGGGTCTGCAATTCTGGGGTTTATGCTGGCTCTTCCCCTCGGATTGCTTCAGGTGACTGGCCCATGGTGGTTGAGCTGGCCAGCGAAGGCGTTCTGCACCGTCATCCGGGGAACACCATTGCTGCTGCAGCTTTGGCTGCTCTATTACGGCCTTGGTTCGCTATTCCCCTCCATTCCCGGCATTCGCGGCTCCTTTATCTGGCCTTATCTGCGCGAGGCATGGCCATATGGACTTGCCGCGCTGACGATCTCTTTCGCGGCCTATGAGGGAGAGGTCATGCGCGGTGCGTTTGCCGGTGTGCCGTCCGGTGAGCTGCAGGCCGGTCGTGCATTCGGCATGTCGCCCTGGAAAGTGTTTCGCCGTATCTGGCTGCCGCGCGCGATCCATCGCGCCCTGCCGACACTGAACGGCGAAACGGTCCTTCAATTGAAAGCGACGCCGCTGGTGGCAACCATAACCGTCGTCGATGTCTACGGCGTTGTTTCGCGGGTGCGCCAGGAAACCTATCTCACTTATGAGCCGCTTCTGCTGCTGGCCTTGATCTACATGATATTGACCGCTGGTCTGGTCCTGGTCTTCCGGCGTCTTGAGAACCGAATTCCGACAAGAGGTGCTTGAATGCGCGATTTTTCAACTGCTATTAGCAACAACCTTCCAGAGCTGACAGCACTGCGGCATGACCTTCATGCCCACCCTGAACTGGGGCTCGAGGAGAAACGGACTTCCGAGATCATTGCGCGGCAGCTCGAGGCTCTGGGATACAAGGTCACGCGAGGACTTGCGAAAACGGGGATCATCGGGACTTTGACGAATGGATCGGGCCGGAAGTCGGTCGGCATTCGGGCCGATATCGACGCGCTTCCCATTCATGAGCAGACAAATCTGCCCTATTCCAGCAAGTCCCCGGGTCTGATGCATGCTTGTGGACATGATGGCCATACGACGATGTTGCTCGGTGCTGCCAAGGCTCTGGCTGAGCGGCGCAATTTCGACGGAACCATTCATCTGATTTTCCAGCCGGCGGAAGAGAATTTCGGCGGCGCCAAGATCATGATAGACGAAGGATTGTTCGACCGTTTTCCTTGTGATGCTGTTTTTGCCCTTCATAACGATCCCGGCATTCCCCTCGGCAAGTTTGCCTTCCGCGATGGGCCGATCATGGCTGCGGTCGATGAGGCATTTATCAGGGTGAACGGCTACGGCGGCCACGGTTCGGAACCGGAAAAAACTGCCGATCCCATAACAGCGGGCGCTTCGATTGTGGTGGCCCTGCAGACCATCAAGTCGCGTAACGTGCCAGCGCTCGACCCGGCGGTTGTGACCGTTGCCGCATTCCATGGTGGTTCGGCCAGCAA is from Brucella intermedia LMG 3301 and encodes:
- a CDS encoding ABC transporter permease — encoded protein: MSTSSAVLENRTSARNWLEPHRLVLIVIAIALFASAVVFGRWDWLPQYLPRLGSGIVVTLFMLFGSAILGFMLALPLGLLQVTGPWWLSWPAKAFCTVIRGTPLLLQLWLLYYGLGSLFPSIPGIRGSFIWPYLREAWPYGLAALTISFAAYEGEVMRGAFAGVPSGELQAGRAFGMSPWKVFRRIWLPRAIHRALPTLNGETVLQLKATPLVATITVVDVYGVVSRVRQETYLTYEPLLLLALIYMILTAGLVLVFRRLENRIPTRGA
- a CDS encoding M20 aminoacylase family protein codes for the protein MRDFSTAISNNLPELTALRHDLHAHPELGLEEKRTSEIIARQLEALGYKVTRGLAKTGIIGTLTNGSGRKSVGIRADIDALPIHEQTNLPYSSKSPGLMHACGHDGHTTMLLGAAKALAERRNFDGTIHLIFQPAEENFGGAKIMIDEGLFDRFPCDAVFALHNDPGIPLGKFAFRDGPIMAAVDEAFIRVNGYGGHGSEPEKTADPITAGASIVVALQTIKSRNVPALDPAVVTVAAFHGGSASNIIPSTAEIVVGVRTFSPTIRDQIEQRIKRVAAHQAESFGLTAEVDYLRSYDATINHTAETDFARSLAVKSFGATNVIDLERPFMGSEDFAYMLRERPGTYFFVGGGKGENDFQLHHPSYDFNDDLIPLGAAFWTELAEAYLKPE